The Candidatus Stygibacter australis nucleotide sequence CGACCTTCATCTGACAGGAGTATCACTGGGAGACCTTGATCTTACCGGGATGTATTTACCGGAAATAGTATTTGATATTGACGGGGACTTGCGTAGTGAAACAAATCCATATATGGGAGCAGATGAAAATCTGGAATATCCATTATTACCGACACTCGCAAGCGAATATACAATTGATAACACTGGAGCAGGTGATATTGCCACAATATCTGAAGCAATTGAAATGATAAATACCACAGGTTTGCCGGCAGGTGGAGTAACATTTAACATCTTATCAGATCAGATATTTACTGAAAACCCACCAATAATAACAGTGCAGGCAAGTGAGGAAACTCCGATAGTATTCCAGAAATCAGGAGAAGGTGACAATCCTGTAATTCAAAATACCGATACAGTAACGGCTATGCTGCATTTTGACGGAGCAGCCTGGATCACCTTTAACGGCATTGATATAGCAGATGGTGATGCCGTTGATCTGCTGCGTTATGAAAAAGCAGTTTATATCTTTGCCTCTGACCATATATCAATCTTAAATGGAAATTTCAGTGATTTTGATAAATATGGAATTCATGTGCGTGATGCTTCCACCAATACAGTGCTTGATAATAATGAAGTCTTTTACACGGAACCATATTTCACAGAACAGACTTCTGTATATTCAATTTATGTGCAATATAACAGTTTAGCAGATAATGTGATTATCAGCAATAACAAAGTTTACGGCATCAAAGAAGCATCAGCAACTGTTTACGGCATCAGAGTCTGGAAAGTAAATGCTCAGGTTTATAATAACTTCGTGGCACTTACAGCAGATAACAATGATAAGATATATGGCTTACGCATGGATGGCGGGCTTGTGGGACTGGTAATGGATGTTCAGTATAATACAGTGAAACTGGGTGGCATTGCCACAGATAACAGTTACTGTTTTTATCGTACCGGAACAGACGGTTTGATGAATGTGCAGAACAATATCTTCATAAATAACCGGACAGGTGATTTCAATCATTTGATCTATGACTACACATTCGTAAGTGGGGACTGGAATGCCGATTATAATGCGTATTATACCGAAAACGGCAGAATGGGAGACTGGGGAGAAACAGAATGTGTAACACTTGCAGACTGGCAGACAGCAACAGAAGGAGATGCAAATTCGGTATATAAGAATGTTGAATTTATGAGCGGCACCGATCTTCATCTGACGGGGGTCTCACTTGGAGATAATGATCTGGCAGGAATGCCTTTAGCAGAAATAGTCCTTGATATAGACGGAGAATTGCGTGGCTTGGAATATCCTTATATGGGATGCGATGAAGCACCTGATTATCCGCTTGGGGTGGAGGAACACACATATGGTGATGTTGATGATAACCTGGTAATAGATTCCTTTGATGCTTCACTCGTAATGCAGTATGTAGTAGATCTTGATCCAGCTCCGGCAGCACCACTACCCTGGGAAGAATGGCGGCTTACCGTGGCAGATGTGGATGGAAACGAAATAGTTAGCGCTTATGACGCAGCTTTGATCTTGCAATATATAATTGAAATAATTGATATATTCCCGGTAGAGGAATTGAGGAATGCGGAAGTGCCTGAAGGCAAAATCAGCTTTGAGCAGAGTGAAGGAAACTTAGTGCTTTTTGCCCAGGGTGAGATGTATTCATTTAGTATGGCAATCGGTGAGGGTGAAAACTATTTATCAGCACCGGAAACACACGGAAATATGCTGAGTTCAGCTAACTGGCAGGAATATAAGTATGCCTGTGCATCTGCGGAAGTGATCACAGGAGCATTTTTGAGTATGGGAGTGCTTTCTGAGGGCGAAATTAGCATTCAGTATTATGTGAACGGTGTTTATGGTGAAACCTCAATAGAGATTGAACCATTAGAAAGTGGTGTTCCCATTATTACATCCCTGTCACAGAACATTCCCAATCCCTTCAATCCCGATACAGAGATATCTTTCACCATCAAAGAAGAAACAGGCGGTATTCTTAGTATATTCAATGTAAAGGGACAGAAAGTAGCAGAAGAGGAATTTCCTCAGGGAAGTCATAGTTATCACTGGAGCAGCGAAGAAAGTTCCGGTGTATATTTTTACCGATTAGAAACTTCCGGCAGCAATATTTTGAAGAAGATGACTCTTATAAAGTAGAATTAGAATATAGGGCAGCAGGTAAATCAATCTGCTGCCTTTTCATAAAAAGAAGGAAAAATGAAAAAAGAGAGACTGATATTTGTCATTTTTATTGTGATGGTGATATCATGCTGGAGTCAGGAGATATTTAGCATAGATAACACAGGAGGCGGTGATTATGCTGATTTCAGTACAGCAATTAACTATCTAAACTCATTAACAGAAATGCCTGAAGGTGGAGTGGTTTTTAATGTAACCAGTGATCAGG carries:
- a CDS encoding T9SS type A sorting domain-containing protein, with amino-acid sequence IATDNSYCFYRTGTDGLMNVQNNIFINNRTGDFNHLIYDYTFVSGDWNADYNAYYSENGRMGDWGETECITLADWQTATEGDANSVYKNVEFVSGADLHLTGVSLGDLDLTGMYLPEIVFDIDGDLRSETNPYMGADENLEYPLLPTLASEYTIDNTGAGDIATISEAIEMINTTGLPAGGVTFNILSDQIFTENPPIITVQASEETPIVFQKSGEGDNPVIQNTDTVTAMLHFDGAAWITFNGIDIADGDAVDLLRYEKAVYIFASDHISILNGNFSDFDKYGIHVRDASTNTVLDNNEVFYTEPYFTEQTSVYSIYVQYNSLADNVIISNNKVYGIKEASATVYGIRVWKVNAQVYNNFVALTADNNDKIYGLRMDGGLVGLVMDVQYNTVKLGGIATDNSYCFYRTGTDGLMNVQNNIFINNRTGDFNHLIYDYTFVSGDWNADYNAYYTENGRMGDWGETECVTLADWQTATEGDANSVYKNVEFMSGTDLHLTGVSLGDNDLAGMPLAEIVLDIDGELRGLEYPYMGCDEAPDYPLGVEEHTYGDVDDNLVIDSFDASLVMQYVVDLDPAPAAPLPWEEWRLTVADVDGNEIVSAYDAALILQYIIEIIDIFPVEELRNAEVPEGKISFEQSEGNLVLFAQGEMYSFSMAIGEGENYLSAPETHGNMLSSANWQEYKYACASAEVITGAFLSMGVLSEGEISIQYYVNGVYGETSIEIEPLESGVPIITSLSQNIPNPFNPDTEISFTIKEETGGILSIFNVKGQKVAEEEFPQGSHSYHWSSEESSGVYFYRLETSGSNILKKMTLIK